The genomic DNA CTAAATAAGAGTCGAGTCTTGGGAATCTGTGTCATGAATGTCGGCCGCTGACTGAGCGACCTCTTCGTCAGAGGTTTGTTCCTGTTCCTTCCGGATGCTATCCTGAGCTAACTCTTTCTCGGAAGTCTACGACATGGCGGACACGAGCGGCCCGCATTCTTATTTGGACTCTGCGTCGAGCGAAGTCGAGCACGCGCTTTCTCCACCTTCCTCGTTCGACTCGCGTGCTGTCGATATGGTGATATGGACCTATCGCCATACGCTGCCGGTCCGGCTGGCGCACTGGGTCAATGCGCTATGCCTGATCGTCCTCGTCATGAGCGGACTCCAAATCTTCAATGCTCACCCGGCTCTCTATTGGGGAGATCGGTCGGATCGGAATGACGCGCTGCTGTCCATCCGTCCGGTGCAGACCGAGACCGGTGAAATCAAAGGTATCACGACGATCTTCGGCCATTCCTTCGAGACCACCGGCCTGCTCGGGTATTCGGATCACCGAGGACGCGCGTTTCCGGTCTGGGCCACGCTGCCCGGTCCGCAGTGGCTTGCCATGGGTCGGCAGTGGCATCTGTTTTTTGCGTGGATGTTTGTGATCACGGGTGTGTTCTTCGTCTGCTATGGTCTGCTGAGCCGGCATCTGTCCCGTGATCTCCTGCCGACGACGGTCGATCTTCGTCACATCGGACGGGCCGTGAAGAGCCATCTGTTCTTGCGGCATTCCAAAGAGGAGGCGGCCACACGGTATAATGTGTTGCAGAAGCTGGCGTATCTCGTGGTATTGGCCGTGCTCGCGCCGGTTATCGTATTGACGGGGGTCGGCATGTCGCCCATGATCGATGCCGCGTTCCCGTGGCTGCTCCCACTGTTCGGTGGGCGACAGAGTGCGCGCACGCTCCACTTCATCGCCTGCTTTGCCTTTGTGGGTTTCGTCGCGGTGCACGTTCTCCAGGTCGTCATGACGGGATTCGTCAACAATATGCGCTCGATGATCACCGGCTGGTTTGCCGTCAAAGGAGGCCGCCATGACACGTAACAAGCTTGGACGCCGTCAGCTCTTGAAGGCCGCCGCTGGTGCCGCGGGCATCATGGCCGGTTCCGGCTGTGACAATCTTTCACGCAGCGAATGGGTCCGGCGGTTGCTCGGCCACACGGAAGCCTTGACCGAGCGCGTGCAGCGTGCGCTGACACCGGCGACCGCGCTGGCCAAGGAATATGAAGAGCGCGACATCTCGGCAGTCTTTCCGCCCAACGGCAACACGCATCCGGGAACCTCGGATTACGTTGCCAAGGCAGAGCGCGACTTCGCCGATTGGCGAATCGTTGTCACGGGTCTTATCGCCAAACCCGCGACATGGTCGCTCGCCGAACTCCGCGCCATGCCGTCGCGCACACAAATTACCAGGCATGATTGTGTGGAGGGATGGAGCGCCATCGGCAAATGGACGGGCGTGCCTCTGGGAGATCTCATGCATTTGGTCGAACCGCTGCCGGAGGCCCAATACATCGTGTTCTACTGCGCCGACATCGACGATGAAGGCGTTCCCTACTATGAAAGCGTCGCCCTGCAGGATGCCTATCACCCCCAGACGCTTCTGGCGTACGATCTGAACGGAACGCCGCTCGACATTCCTCACGGCGCGCCGATTCGCCTACGGATCGAACGCCAATTGGGCTACAAACACGCGAAGTATGTGATGGGCCTGGAACTCGTCGCCTCGCTGGCCGGTATCGGCGGCGGGAAGGGCGGCTACTGGGAAGACCAAGGCTATGAATGGTACGCCGGCATTTAATCACACCAAAGTATCTCAGCCTGTCCGGCGTCACACGAAAATCAACGAACACCTCGCAAAGCGCATTCTGAAGATATTGAGCAATCCGTGATTCCGTTTCTTGCCCCTTGTGTACGGTCAGCGAGCAGGGGAAAGTATCTGGTTGCCTCGTAATGCCTCGCCCTTGCATATCAAACTAGCATCTCCGTAGAATACGTTTTTCCTCTGTAAGCCATTGGCTTTCTGTATGATTCAGATCGCTAGGCTGCCGAAGGACAAATGGTCAAATTCCTATGAAGGTTGAGTATTCGAAAGGAAATCGGGCATCGAAAGAGCTGATTCAGCTTCACCGCCGGACCTTCCTTGAGGCCGGAGGCCGGAAGATGAAGGTCATGCTGATCTTCCCGCCGGACTGGTATCCCTCAGAACCTTATCTTTCTCTTCCCTCCCTGACTGCCGTCCTCCGCCAAGCCGGGCATACGGTCATTCAAAAAGACATCAATTGTGAGATGTGGGACTGGTACTTCAGCGAGGAGTTTCTGAAGAAGGTCCTGCGCCGAGTGCCGCAACAATTGGATCGGCTCCGCAAGCTGGCGAAGAAGCGGGATTTGGCCGAGTGGGAGATGGATGTGCAGCTGGCGCTCTGCGATGTGACACGCCCTCGAATGGAAACACTGATTCGGAATGCGGATGAGGCAAAGTACATCGTCAGGAATGAGAAGTTTTACGACATCGACCAGTTAGAATGGGCGATCCAAGTCTTTCGCGAGGTCACATCGGTCATTTCTTTAGTCTATGCCCCGGCGCGGATCTGCATGCCGCCGATGGAGACGGATCTGTCGTACAAGCCCTACATCTCGATGGACGTGATGGATGCCGTGCAGGATGAGCAGGTCAACGTGTACCGAGACGTGTTCGACCATTTAGTCAAGCCGGTGATTCAGGCTGAGCAGCCGGACGTGGTCGGGATCTCGATTGTCCTGCAGCAGCAGATGTTTTCGACCATGACCTTCTGCGCTCTCATCAAGCAGCACTTCCCTCACATCCACGTTACGATCGGCGGCAATACGGTCACCCGCCTGCGCGATGTGCTGCCGCAGTCGCCGCTCTTTCAGTATTTCGACAGCGCCGTGGTGTACGAAGGGGAGACGGCGTTCACGCAATTGGTCGAAGCGGTCGGCGCCGAGCAGAGTTTGGCCAATGTGCCGAATACGATCTCTAAGGACGAGACAGGCATC from Nitrospira sp. includes the following:
- a CDS encoding Thiosulfate reductase cytochrome B subunit (membrane anchoring protein); amino-acid sequence: MADTSGPHSYLDSASSEVEHALSPPSSFDSRAVDMVIWTYRHTLPVRLAHWVNALCLIVLVMSGLQIFNAHPALYWGDRSDRNDALLSIRPVQTETGEIKGITTIFGHSFETTGLLGYSDHRGRAFPVWATLPGPQWLAMGRQWHLFFAWMFVITGVFFVCYGLLSRHLSRDLLPTTVDLRHIGRAVKSHLFLRHSKEEAATRYNVLQKLAYLVVLAVLAPVIVLTGVGMSPMIDAAFPWLLPLFGGRQSARTLHFIACFAFVGFVAVHVLQVVMTGFVNNMRSMITGWFAVKGGRHDT
- a CDS encoding putative sufite oxidase, whose translation is MTRNKLGRRQLLKAAAGAAGIMAGSGCDNLSRSEWVRRLLGHTEALTERVQRALTPATALAKEYEERDISAVFPPNGNTHPGTSDYVAKAERDFADWRIVVTGLIAKPATWSLAELRAMPSRTQITRHDCVEGWSAIGKWTGVPLGDLMHLVEPLPEAQYIVFYCADIDDEGVPYYESVALQDAYHPQTLLAYDLNGTPLDIPHGAPIRLRIERQLGYKHAKYVMGLELVASLAGIGGGKGGYWEDQGYEWYAGI